Proteins co-encoded in one Mycobacteriales bacterium genomic window:
- a CDS encoding AAA family ATPase, with amino-acid sequence MLSPMRVGIAGKGGVGKSTIAAVLSRTLSREGQQVIAIDADSDPNLGVSIGLGEADSDRMRSLLDQSGPRRHVPSGLTPPELLASYGQAGPDDVTILLGARSEKAGSG; translated from the coding sequence ATGCTGTCGCCCATGCGGGTGGGGATTGCGGGCAAGGGCGGTGTCGGCAAGTCGACGATCGCCGCGGTGCTGTCGCGGACGCTGTCCCGGGAGGGGCAGCAGGTCATCGCCATCGACGCCGACTCCGACCCCAACCTCGGCGTGAGCATCGGCCTGGGCGAGGCGGACTCCGACCGGATGCGGTCACTGCTCGACCAGTCCGGCCCCAGGCGGCACGTCCCGAGTGGCCTGACACCTCCCGAACTGCTGGCGAGCTACGGCCAGGCCGGCCCGGACGACGTCACGATCCTGCTGGGCGCCCGCTCCGAGAAGGCTGGCAGCGGTTGA